A stretch of the Staphylococcus sp. NRL 16/872 genome encodes the following:
- a CDS encoding alpha/beta hydrolase family protein: MALIGLNYLSKTLGMHQSLNVILPEDASFFKKDQEAKPLKSMLVLHGLSSDANSYLRYTSIERYANDHKLAIILPNADHSFYTNMAYGHSYYDYVMEVYDYVHQIFPLSKAREDNFIAGHSMGGYGTTKYALTQSQRFSKAAILSAPFDVSLLRDYDYYDFSPQAIVGEKGDIKGTPFDPYYLIEQAIDNHVDLPELLIKCGTEDELYPQNLEFIKYLDEKGIQYNFKESPGNHDYAYWDKAIKETIEQFTEE, encoded by the coding sequence ATGGCATTAATAGGATTAAATTATTTATCTAAAACATTAGGCATGCATCAATCACTTAATGTGATTCTTCCAGAAGACGCAAGCTTTTTCAAAAAAGATCAAGAGGCAAAACCATTAAAATCAATGTTAGTGTTACATGGTTTATCAAGCGACGCAAATTCTTATTTACGCTATACAAGCATTGAACGCTATGCCAATGATCACAAGCTAGCGATTATTCTACCAAATGCAGATCACAGTTTTTATACAAATATGGCTTACGGACATAGTTATTATGACTATGTTATGGAAGTCTACGATTATGTTCATCAAATCTTCCCATTATCTAAAGCTAGAGAAGACAACTTCATCGCTGGCCATTCCATGGGAGGCTACGGGACTACTAAATATGCCTTAACGCAAAGCCAACGTTTCTCTAAAGCAGCCATATTATCTGCACCATTCGATGTCTCATTACTTAGAGACTATGACTACTACGACTTCTCTCCTCAAGCTATTGTTGGGGAAAAGGGGGACATCAAAGGTACACCATTTGATCCTTATTATTTAATAGAACAAGCTATAGACAACCACGTAGACTTACCTGAACTACTGATTAAGTGTGGTACAGAAGACGAACTATACCCACAAAACTTAGAATTTATTAAATACTTAGATGAAAAAGGCATTCAATATAACTTTAAAGAAAGCCCAGGCAATCATGACTACGCTTACTGGGATAAAGCTATAAAAGAAACGATCGAACAATTTACTGAAGAATAG
- the lpdA gene encoding dihydrolipoyl dehydrogenase, translated as MSKSYDLIVVGAGPGGYVAAIRAAQLGKQVAIVEKKNVGGVCLNVGCIPAKLFLEYGAKVRDIHSANSWGIKTNNIDIDLTGLVQRKDQVVKTVTDDVRDALSQHNVDLIEGEAEVLEDLKVQVNETIYTAKDIILATGTKPFVPPIEGVDQAHFETADTFFNMKELPKQLVIIGGGVIASEIASAMADLSVDVTILEKGDSILSSEIKEIREHLTSYLKQQGVNIITNSETQKINTTTLEIDGKDGPREIPYETLLFATGRQPNVHVAKALQLEQDGKCLKVNEHYETSYKHVYAIGDLVPGYQLAHTASAHGKYVAEKIAGKHPEPIYQEDIPRCIYTRLESASVGLSEIQAQEAGYDVEVTTSNFQKNPKAILKGETQGFIKIVANKQNGKILGGFIVGPHATDLISEILGVKASGGTLNDISQIIQPHPSLSEALGESADASFGKAIYI; from the coding sequence ATGTCTAAATCATATGATTTAATCGTTGTTGGAGCAGGACCAGGGGGCTATGTAGCAGCAATTCGAGCAGCTCAATTAGGTAAACAGGTAGCTATTGTTGAGAAGAAGAACGTGGGGGGAGTGTGTCTCAATGTAGGCTGTATACCGGCAAAGTTATTTTTAGAATATGGAGCTAAAGTAAGGGATATCCATTCTGCAAATAGTTGGGGGATTAAAACAAATAATATTGATATTGATTTAACAGGACTAGTACAACGTAAGGATCAAGTCGTAAAAACAGTGACTGATGATGTCCGAGACGCATTATCACAACATAACGTTGATTTGATTGAAGGCGAAGCAGAAGTGCTCGAAGATTTGAAAGTCCAAGTCAATGAAACCATTTATACGGCGAAAGATATTATCTTGGCAACAGGAACGAAGCCGTTCGTACCACCAATCGAAGGCGTAGATCAAGCACATTTTGAAACCGCGGACACATTTTTCAATATGAAGGAATTGCCGAAACAACTCGTGATTATTGGTGGTGGTGTTATTGCCTCGGAAATAGCTTCTGCAATGGCTGATTTAAGTGTCGATGTTACTATTTTGGAAAAGGGCGACAGCATTTTATCTAGCGAAATTAAAGAAATACGTGAACATCTCACATCCTACTTAAAACAACAAGGCGTTAATATCATCACCAATTCGGAAACGCAGAAAATTAATACAACCACTTTAGAAATAGATGGAAAAGATGGCCCAAGGGAAATACCGTATGAAACGCTACTTTTTGCCACAGGACGACAACCGAATGTACACGTCGCTAAAGCACTTCAATTGGAACAAGACGGTAAATGTTTAAAAGTCAATGAACATTATGAAACGAGCTATAAACACGTGTATGCGATTGGTGATTTAGTGCCAGGCTATCAATTAGCCCATACAGCAAGTGCACATGGTAAGTATGTTGCAGAAAAGATTGCCGGCAAACATCCGGAACCTATCTATCAAGAAGACATACCAAGATGTATCTATACAAGATTAGAATCAGCTTCAGTAGGTTTATCAGAAATTCAAGCGCAAGAAGCGGGTTATGACGTTGAAGTAACTACTTCTAACTTTCAAAAGAACCCTAAAGCAATATTAAAAGGGGAAACACAAGGATTTATCAAAATCGTTGCAAATAAACAAAACGGCAAAATACTAGGTGGATTTATCGTTGGCCCCCATGCCACAGATTTAATTAGTGAAATCTTAGGCGTTAAAGCTTCGGGCGGTACACTAAACGATATCTCTCAAATTATACAACCACACCCTTCTCTATCAGAAGCCCTAGGTGAAAGTGCAGACGCATCTTTTGGAAAAGCAATATATATTTAA
- a CDS encoding PadR family transcriptional regulator encodes MSVSNQMMKGLLDGAILGLIAKGETYGYEILEKLKENQFPEISDGSIYPVLLRLSKKGYVNTTTRKSDNGGPKRKYYTISESGQEELLRFKEKWSYLNSGMNNLFGSDEDAK; translated from the coding sequence ATGTCAGTATCCAATCAAATGATGAAGGGGCTTTTAGATGGCGCAATACTTGGACTTATAGCAAAAGGCGAAACGTATGGTTATGAAATTTTAGAGAAATTAAAAGAAAATCAATTTCCTGAAATAAGCGATGGCAGTATTTATCCAGTGCTTCTGAGATTAAGTAAAAAAGGCTATGTAAATACAACTACTCGTAAATCAGACAACGGTGGCCCAAAGCGCAAGTATTACACTATTTCTGAAAGCGGCCAAGAAGAATTATTACGTTTTAAAGAAAAATGGAGTTATCTCAATTCAGGAATGAATAATTTATTTGGGAGTGATGAAGATGCTAAGTAA
- a CDS encoding HNH endonuclease — protein MGRDFVEIHHLKPLFINGEEHLVNPYTDLVPLCSNCHRMIHRRKYEPYSIEELKSIIKQ, from the coding sequence ATAGGAAGAGATTTTGTTGAAATACATCATTTAAAACCTTTATTTATTAATGGGGAAGAACATTTGGTAAACCCTTATACAGATTTAGTTCCTCTATGTTCAAATTGTCATAGAATGATTCATAGAAGAAAGTATGAACCATATTCTATCGAAGAATTAAAAAGTATAATTAAGCAATAA
- a CDS encoding zinc ribbon domain-containing protein has protein sequence MPENLNNGCVKCGHTEVEEGTLSATGSGLSKMFDVQHNNFKTITCKNCGYTEFYKVDNNRTSDIVDLFFGG, from the coding sequence ATGCCTGAAAATCTAAATAATGGTTGTGTGAAATGTGGTCATACGGAAGTAGAGGAAGGCACATTATCAGCAACAGGTTCAGGTTTATCAAAGATGTTTGATGTGCAACATAACAACTTCAAAACGATTACTTGTAAAAATTGTGGTTACACAGAGTTTTATAAAGTGGATAATAATAGAACGAGTGATATTGTCGACCTATTCTTTGGGGGATAA
- the thiC gene encoding phosphomethylpyrimidine synthase ThiC → MKQELINFKKNFPASKRIFKVGKHEDVKVPFREIELSDTQLESSSFKNDPIVVYDTAGPYHDENYEVNINRGLPKLRSSWIVEREDVECYEGRKIQSIDNGFKQEGHKNYVAHPFHYQPKRAMKDKVVTQMYYAKQGIITNEMEFVAIREQVDPEFVREEIARGRAIIPNNVNHPESEPMIIGKNFKVKINANIGNSVVSSSIEAEIEKLVWAIHWGADTMMDLSTGKNIHSTREYLIRNSPVPVGTVPIYQALEKVNGVAEDLTWEVYRDTLIEQAEQGVDYFTIHAGVLLHYIPLTVDRLTGIVSRGGSIIAQWCLAHHEESFLYTHFEDICKILNKYDVAVSLGDGLRPGSIYDANDESQIAELKTLGELTEIAWKHNVQVMIEGPGHIPMHKIKENQDLADFYCKEAPFYTLGPLVTDIAPAYDHITSAIGAAQIASHGTAMLCYVTPKEHLGLPNKDDVRDGVVTYKIAAHAADLAKGLPGATVRDDAISKARFEFRWIDQFNLSLDPDRAREYHDETLPAEAAKIAHFCSMCGPKFCSMKLSHDIRDSYKEQLEGMKEKAEEFRKSGNKIYQ, encoded by the coding sequence ATGAAACAAGAATTGATTAATTTTAAAAAGAATTTTCCAGCGAGCAAACGAATCTTTAAAGTAGGAAAGCACGAAGATGTTAAAGTGCCTTTCCGTGAAATTGAGCTTTCGGATACGCAACTTGAAAGTAGTTCCTTTAAAAATGACCCAATTGTCGTTTATGACACAGCAGGCCCATATCATGATGAGAACTATGAAGTGAATATTAATCGAGGTCTCCCTAAACTTAGAAGTTCATGGATTGTGGAACGTGAAGATGTTGAATGTTATGAAGGGCGCAAAATTCAATCGATAGACAATGGCTTTAAGCAAGAAGGACACAAGAACTATGTGGCGCACCCTTTTCATTATCAACCGAAACGTGCGATGAAAGATAAAGTGGTAACGCAAATGTATTATGCGAAACAAGGCATTATCACGAATGAAATGGAATTTGTGGCGATTCGTGAACAGGTTGATCCGGAATTTGTCAGAGAAGAAATTGCGAGAGGTCGTGCGATAATTCCAAACAACGTCAACCATCCAGAATCTGAGCCGATGATTATTGGAAAGAATTTCAAAGTTAAGATTAATGCGAATATCGGAAATTCCGTTGTGTCATCATCGATTGAAGCGGAAATTGAGAAATTGGTATGGGCGATTCATTGGGGCGCAGACACGATGATGGATTTGTCGACAGGCAAGAACATCCATTCTACTCGAGAATATTTGATTCGTAATTCACCAGTTCCAGTAGGTACAGTGCCGATTTATCAAGCTTTGGAAAAGGTGAACGGTGTAGCTGAAGACTTGACTTGGGAAGTCTATCGGGACACGCTTATTGAACAAGCTGAACAAGGCGTGGACTACTTCACAATTCATGCCGGGGTATTACTTCATTACATTCCATTAACTGTGGACCGTTTAACAGGAATTGTATCGCGTGGAGGATCAATTATTGCACAATGGTGTCTTGCGCATCACGAAGAAAGCTTCTTATATACGCATTTTGAAGATATTTGTAAAATCTTAAACAAATATGATGTCGCTGTATCTTTAGGAGACGGCTTACGACCAGGCTCAATTTATGACGCAAACGATGAAAGCCAAATTGCAGAACTTAAAACTTTAGGTGAATTAACAGAAATTGCTTGGAAACATAATGTACAAGTTATGATTGAAGGTCCAGGACATATTCCAATGCATAAAATCAAAGAGAACCAAGATTTAGCCGATTTCTATTGTAAAGAAGCACCGTTCTATACATTAGGACCTCTAGTTACAGATATCGCGCCAGCCTATGACCATATTACTTCTGCCATTGGAGCAGCTCAAATTGCTAGCCATGGAACTGCCATGTTATGTTATGTAACACCGAAAGAACATCTTGGTTTACCAAATAAAGATGACGTTCGTGATGGAGTGGTCACATATAAAATCGCGGCGCACGCAGCGGATTTAGCGAAAGGCTTACCAGGTGCGACAGTTCGAGATGATGCGATTAGTAAAGCGCGTTTTGAGTTCCGTTGGATAGACCAATTCAATTTATCATTAGACCCAGATCGTGCGAGAGAATATCACGACGAAACCTTACCAGCAGAAGCTGCTAAAATTGCGCACTTCTGTAGCATGTGTGGACCTAAATTCTGTTCAATGAAACTGTCACACGACATTCGTGATTCATACAAAGAACAATTAGAAGGTATGAAAGAGAAAGCTGAAGAATTTAGAAAATCAGGCAATAAAATTTATCAATAA
- the rarD gene encoding EamA family transporter RarD: MNSTAEFKKGILFALGAHLLWGVLPIYWRLIGGISAFEILAYRIVLSMIFMILMVFVLRKSQTFQRDLNHLFTHPIQLVAIIVAGYVITINWGTFIWAVSNGHVLQSSLGYYINPLVSILLAFIFLKERFNKFESLAILFAAIGVLYMTIRVGEFPIISLMLAFSFGIYGLLKKLVQVEAISGITIECIVTAPAGLIYMIYLWQTHQASVGLNMDTFWLMFSGAVTAIPLILFSAGARRIPLSLTGFIQYVSPTLIFLLGIFVFKEQFDVHQFVTFIFIWIGIALYSISQYVKMKRNPRPE; the protein is encoded by the coding sequence ATGAATTCTACAGCTGAATTTAAGAAAGGAATTTTATTTGCGCTAGGTGCGCACTTATTATGGGGCGTTCTTCCAATTTATTGGAGATTGATTGGTGGCATAAGCGCATTTGAAATTTTAGCTTATCGTATTGTTTTATCAATGATTTTTATGATTTTGATGGTTTTTGTACTTAGGAAATCTCAAACATTTCAACGTGACTTGAATCACTTGTTCACTCATCCGATTCAACTTGTGGCAATTATAGTTGCTGGTTACGTGATTACTATAAATTGGGGTACATTTATTTGGGCGGTTTCTAATGGACATGTTTTACAATCCAGTCTTGGTTATTACATTAATCCATTAGTGAGTATTCTATTGGCGTTCATTTTTCTAAAAGAAAGATTTAATAAATTTGAGTCCTTAGCGATTCTATTTGCAGCAATTGGTGTATTATATATGACCATTCGAGTTGGCGAATTTCCGATTATTTCATTAATGTTAGCTTTCTCATTTGGAATTTACGGTTTATTGAAAAAATTAGTTCAAGTAGAAGCAATAAGTGGAATTACGATTGAATGTATTGTCACAGCACCGGCTGGACTAATTTATATGATTTACTTATGGCAAACGCATCAAGCGTCAGTAGGATTGAACATGGATACATTCTGGTTGATGTTCTCAGGTGCAGTAACGGCAATACCATTAATCCTATTCTCAGCCGGCGCACGACGTATTCCGTTGTCACTAACAGGATTTATACAATACGTTAGCCCAACATTAATATTCCTATTAGGTATCTTTGTCTTCAAAGAACAGTTTGACGTACATCAATTTGTGACATTCATCTTTATCTGGATCGGTATTGCGCTTTACAGTATCTCTCAATATGTAAAAATGAAACGCAACCCAAGACCAGAATAA
- a CDS encoding stage II sporulation protein M codes for MLKLIDLDIVKRALKIFIVATICLIITTIICYFIHPSFNELKDLGSTSEKISDANGLERVWKYIVNNGFQVPLQMFILALLPIPYLYLINLVVTIILPGIMLGFLINFDMHKGMAGLIAFIPHYTFEIMGFCILASALYLLNKAITRRFTNLFRKNKKENYPIKTNLINVIKSYIFIALPLIIIAAFLETYVANFIYNLIT; via the coding sequence ATGCTAAAGCTAATTGATTTAGACATAGTTAAACGAGCGTTAAAAATATTTATAGTTGCTACAATTTGCTTAATCATTACAACAATTATCTGTTACTTTATCCATCCATCATTTAATGAGTTGAAAGATTTAGGGAGTACGAGCGAAAAAATTAGTGACGCTAATGGGCTAGAGAGAGTATGGAAATATATTGTTAATAATGGCTTTCAAGTCCCATTACAAATGTTTATCTTAGCCTTACTACCTATTCCTTACCTTTATTTAATTAACTTGGTAGTTACGATTATTCTTCCAGGTATTATGTTAGGCTTCCTTATTAATTTTGATATGCATAAAGGTATGGCTGGATTGATTGCATTTATTCCACATTATACATTTGAAATTATGGGTTTTTGTATTCTAGCGAGCGCTTTATATTTGCTAAACAAAGCAATCACACGTCGTTTTACCAATCTTTTTAGGAAAAATAAAAAAGAAAACTACCCGATAAAAACTAATTTGATCAATGTCATTAAATCATATATATTTATCGCCTTACCATTAATCATCATAGCTGCTTTCTTAGAAACATACGTAGCAAACTTCATATATAATCTTATAACTTAG
- a CDS encoding TetR/AcrR family transcriptional regulator yields MDKRQVRTNDYLKKGITTLLNEVDYSDITIQQLANASNINRSTFYLHYKSKDQFLNSMIEDTIYEMIEYVKKGNTKEDEIFNTEFKISFYRLLEYIEMNFDFVKVLIQNMNTTYFRALLVEKVREHIYYPLLEKNNVELDFEKDIILNYTIHGHIGVIERWMNSEMHYSSHYIANILVNIAKNSTHELLNIQSEIE; encoded by the coding sequence ATGGATAAACGACAAGTTAGAACAAATGATTATTTGAAAAAAGGGATTACAACGTTATTGAATGAAGTGGATTATTCAGACATTACCATTCAACAATTGGCAAACGCCTCAAATATTAATCGCAGTACGTTCTACTTACACTATAAAAGTAAAGATCAGTTCTTAAACTCTATGATTGAAGATACGATTTATGAAATGATTGAATATGTGAAAAAAGGTAATACAAAAGAGGACGAAATCTTTAATACGGAATTTAAAATTTCATTCTACAGATTATTAGAATATATAGAAATGAACTTTGACTTCGTAAAAGTGCTTATACAGAATATGAACACAACTTACTTCAGAGCCCTTCTTGTAGAAAAGGTTCGAGAACATATTTACTATCCATTACTTGAGAAGAACAACGTCGAACTCGATTTCGAAAAAGACATTATTTTAAACTACACAATCCATGGTCATATTGGAGTGATTGAACGTTGGATGAATAGCGAGATGCACTACAGCTCTCACTACATCGCCAACATACTAGTGAATATTGCCAAAAATTCAACTCATGAACTGCTTAATATTCAATCTGAAATTGAATAA
- a CDS encoding P-loop NTPase fold protein, with amino-acid sequence MFIILEDFEVKNKKDDKLKLDKDVKNFIDKYINSNYRGTILLNGKWGIGKSSFINLVRERYILDFNHTRKFIFLDYWNKLNAENFYSYLYSQVRPIPYWCIKFSPLLLVVILTFLHRIFDLLNTLNFLIGIVAILISSILTFFLDHFSIEKIFEYLCKYFINKNKPIFIIDDFDRIDRESKQILYNNISNINMFENCLIIVLGDYEKIILENDDIFVQKILNNIEHMPEATESNNIKNYLFDEIEKISLTRNSDDNELVMNRIGDIFIKEKRTLREAKQLLNLFKYNYENKKLKNVNYAEQLAICYIYQFHHKEYNYIKENIDDIYSENLKIDPTDSKDNYQYSIIDLFEENNLNTSYNFVSFIYNTFHNVHYFKFEFPSVTKQVNFPLYKIESSKTSTISNELVYNFIMSDVSEINEFLKFNNDNLNRFFYILKDNYLNRNINQDRQIYISLLEKLSYIFENNFHDTSRYIETLIYETIEHLKIGLELEPRQQYKDIIVPSKIMDVSQKLHLLPKFVPARTEKLRDQQKCLVVETFNNNYIDILKCSKPDIVFIFYTHYYVYIIEYINIDNDLFKIFDLDNEDLAKFINKYFLKLNNFSDNEEKEIRLYDICFNDSFKLQFLSKIDELKSLNLIDENVVVTSENLLNKI; translated from the coding sequence GTGTTTATAATTCTAGAAGATTTTGAAGTAAAAAATAAGAAAGATGATAAATTAAAGTTAGATAAAGATGTAAAAAACTTTATAGATAAATATATTAATAGTAACTATAGAGGAACCATACTATTAAATGGCAAATGGGGGATAGGTAAAAGTAGTTTTATTAATTTAGTGAGAGAAAGATATATTTTGGATTTTAATCATACTAGAAAATTTATTTTTTTAGATTATTGGAATAAATTAAATGCTGAGAATTTTTATTCATACTTATACTCTCAAGTGAGACCAATACCTTATTGGTGTATTAAATTTTCACCACTATTACTTGTTGTCATCCTTACTTTTTTACACCGTATTTTCGACTTACTCAACACGTTAAACTTTCTTATCGGGATAGTTGCTATTTTAATTAGCAGTATCCTAACTTTTTTTCTTGATCATTTTTCAATAGAAAAAATATTTGAATATTTGTGTAAGTATTTTATAAATAAGAATAAACCTATATTCATTATTGATGATTTCGATAGGATAGATAGAGAAAGTAAACAGATTTTATATAATAATATTTCTAACATAAATATGTTCGAAAATTGTTTAATAATTGTACTTGGAGATTATGAAAAAATAATTTTAGAAAATGATGATATATTTGTACAAAAAATATTGAATAATATCGAGCATATGCCTGAAGCTACTGAATCAAATAATATCAAAAATTATCTATTTGATGAAATAGAGAAGATAAGTTTAACTAGAAATTCTGATGATAATGAATTAGTTATGAATAGAATTGGTGATATTTTTATTAAAGAAAAAAGAACATTGAGAGAAGCTAAACAATTATTGAATTTATTTAAATATAATTATGAAAATAAAAAGTTGAAAAATGTAAATTATGCAGAGCAATTGGCTATTTGTTATATATATCAATTTCATCATAAAGAATATAATTATATAAAAGAGAATATTGATGATATATATAGTGAAAATTTAAAGATAGATCCAACTGATTCTAAGGATAATTATCAATATTCAATTATAGATCTTTTTGAAGAAAATAATTTAAATACTTCTTATAATTTTGTCTCATTTATTTACAATACTTTTCATAATGTTCATTATTTTAAATTTGAATTTCCATCGGTCACTAAACAAGTAAATTTCCCTCTATATAAAATTGAAAGTAGTAAAACTTCAACTATATCAAATGAATTGGTTTATAATTTTATAATGTCAGATGTGAGTGAAATAAATGAGTTTTTAAAATTTAATAATGATAATTTGAATAGATTTTTCTATATTTTGAAAGATAATTATTTAAATAGAAATATAAATCAAGACAGACAAATATATATAAGCTTATTGGAGAAATTATCTTATATCTTTGAGAATAATTTTCATGATACTTCCCGTTATATAGAAACATTAATTTATGAGACAATTGAACACTTAAAAATAGGTTTAGAGTTAGAACCAAGACAGCAATACAAAGATATAATAGTGCCAAGCAAAATTATGGATGTTTCTCAAAAATTGCATTTACTTCCTAAATTTGTGCCAGCTAGAACCGAAAAACTTCGAGACCAACAAAAGTGCTTAGTTGTTGAAACATTCAACAATAATTATATCGATATTTTAAAGTGTTCAAAGCCTGATATAGTTTTTATTTTTTATACTCACTATTACGTCTATATCATTGAGTATATTAATATTGATAATGATTTATTTAAAATATTTGATTTAGATAATGAAGATTTAGCAAAATTTATTAATAAGTATTTCCTAAAATTAAATAATTTCAGTGATAACGAAGAGAAAGAAATCAGATTATATGATATATGTTTTAATGATTCTTTTAAGCTACAGTTCTTGAGTAAAATTGATGAATTAAAAAGTTTAAATCTAATAGATGAGAATGTAGTAGTTACAAGTGAAAATTTGTTAAATAAAATATAA
- a CDS encoding HNH endonuclease: MGKKWTEIIIEAFQNLGGDAKYSDLYDEIERITGKDRKVKDFTPPVRGAIETHSSDSKAFTGTPGSDKDLFVSLSGIGKGHWGIRKDKDYKYSEVNLTASLEEFEEGKQVLKQHLKRERNSRLIKEAKNQFIDKHGSLHCEACDFNFKDKYNVEDVEFIEAHHLKPVSELKEGEKTKIEDIVMLCPNCHRMIHRYRPWISEKRDIKKILK, encoded by the coding sequence ATGGGCAAAAAATGGACTGAAATCATAATTGAAGCTTTTCAAAATTTAGGTGGAGACGCCAAATATAGTGATTTATATGATGAAATTGAGAGGATTACTGGTAAAGATAGAAAAGTAAAAGATTTTACACCTCCAGTAAGAGGAGCAATTGAGACACATTCTAGTGATTCGAAAGCATTTACTGGGACTCCGGGAAGCGACAAGGATTTATTTGTTTCATTATCTGGAATTGGGAAAGGTCATTGGGGCATTCGAAAAGATAAAGATTATAAATATAGTGAAGTTAATTTAACAGCAAGCTTAGAAGAATTCGAAGAAGGAAAACAAGTCTTAAAACAACATTTAAAAAGAGAACGAAATTCAAGATTAATAAAAGAAGCGAAAAATCAATTTATAGACAAACATGGAAGTTTACATTGTGAAGCTTGTGATTTTAATTTTAAAGATAAATATAATGTAGAAGATGTTGAGTTTATTGAGGCGCATCATTTAAAACCAGTATCAGAATTAAAAGAAGGCGAGAAAACTAAAATAGAAGATATTGTTATGTTATGTCCGAATTGTCATCGTATGATTCACAGATATCGTCCTTGGATAAGTGAAAAACGTGATATTAAAAAAATATTGAAATAG